Proteins from a genomic interval of Trichoderma breve strain T069 chromosome 2, whole genome shotgun sequence:
- a CDS encoding vacuolar sorting 38 and autophagy-related subunit 14 domain-containing protein, translated as MSSLSEPRRPRLLPQNRKLRHLKGLSLRNLSFAPVQLRTSDDVALIRSPNKLGALKEAGQLHGSRSSDNLRHEALPERSRSQPPRRTSLSTVSLSPAQRQKRLKELLDDTLGDVFFSLHVAGIDEPVYVSEVRERSANFNFQFFDLASRGGDVSRSCRIVIRVWARRLKQTTWTFLLEELVDLRNLNFIGTLLDRQYPPNALIFHLEDGVYSFDFPTRQSEPRNAPPVATSSYNALMKLANLESSIEDAIQTQQRIMEQINEILNSSTTEAPDVAEQEVALAQKYVAIQQRTNKLTLARRDELQESLRKRSAAIATGRELQEKVDEDIRNNRETLLASKQLLEQTQQQIRGQRRRICSELADIFPITPIPNAPPLSFQICDVPLPNSIYDAATARTLNEDVLSAGLGLVALVTRHLQLYLGHALPYPLYHYGSRSYAKDDISLLSDKSGSRREFPLYLPRGGSTALQWRFEYAWFLLNKDIEALCASQGLKVVDIRQTLPNLKYLLYVCSAGSEEVPARKKGGVRGLWAGRLKGRLSAVPSLMDGESSSAAGSRRGSSDSDLTTQHADALRNAIAKRGDVVDGAWSPDRDLGLPFASGDAKFTLRTKGLRENIAG; from the exons ATGTCCTCGCTTTCCGAACCTCGCCGGCCGCGTCTGTTACCGCAGAACCGCAAGCTCCGTCACCTCAAGGGCCTCTCGCTGCGGAATCTGTCGTTTGCCCCCGTGCAGCTGCGCACCTCGGACGATGTCGCCCTGATTAGGAGCCCGAACAAGCTGGGCGCGCTCAAGGAGGCCGGGCAGCTGCATGGCTCGCGGTCGTCGGACAACTTGCGACACGAGGCGCTGCCCGAACGGTCTAGGTCGCAGCCGCCCCGGAGGACGAGCCTCAGCACCGTCAGCCTCAGCCCGGCCCAGAGGCAGAAGCggctcaaggagctgctggacgaCACTCTCGGGgacgtcttcttctcgctgCACGTGGCCGGCATCGACGAGCCCGTCTACGTCAGCGAAGTGCGCGAGAGATCGGCG AACTTCAACTTCCAATTCTTCGATCTCGCATCCCGGGGAGGCGATGTCTCCAGATCGTGCCGTATCGTCATCCGAGTATGGGCCAGGCGGCTGAAGCAGACGACATGGACTTttctgctggaggagctggttgATCTCAGGAACCTCAACTTCATTGGCACGCTGCTGGACCGCCAATACCCCCCGAATGCGCTCATCTTCCACCTCGAAGACGGCGTCTACTCTTTTGACTTTCCAACGAGACAATCCGAGCCGAGAAACGCTCCTCCCGTTGCAACCTCGTCATATAATGCATTGATGAAGTTGGCCAACCTCGAGAGCTCCATCGAAGACGCCATCCAGACTCAGCAACGAATCATGGAGCAGATTAACGAGATTCTAAACAGCTCTACTACCGAGGCGCCGGACGTGGCCGAGCAAGAAGTTGCTCTGGCCCAAAAGTATGTCGCCATACAGCAGCGCACAAATAAACTTACACTGGCGAGAAGAGACGAATTACAAGAGTCGTTGCGTAAGCGGAGTGCTGCCATTGCTACGGGCAGAGAGCTCCAGGAAAAGGTAGACGAAGATATTAGAAATAACCGCGAGACGCTGCTGGCCTCCAAGCAGCTACTGGAACAgacgcagcagcaaatcCGGGGCCAGCGTCGCCGCATCTGCTCCGAGTTGGCCGACATCTTCCCCATTACACCCATACCCAATGCGCCTCCGCTTTCTTTCCAGATCTGTGACGTGCCGCTACCAAACTCGATATACGACGCCGCCACTGCCAGGACCCTCAACGAAGACGTTCTCTCAGCTGGGTTGGGGCTGGTTGCGCTAGTCACACGCCATTTGCAGCTTTACTTGGGTCATGCGCTGCCCTATCCGCTGTATCATTATGGCTCTCGCTCCTACGCAAAGGACGatatctctcttctctcggaTAAGAGCGGCTCTCGTAGAGAATTCCCTCTCTATCTTCCCAGGGGAGGATCAACCGCCCTGCAGTGGCGCTTCGAATACGCATGGTTCCTCCTCAACAAAGACATTGAAGCTCTATGTGCCTCCCAGGGCCTCAAAGTGGTCGACATTCGACAAACGCTTCCGAATCTTAAGTACCTCTTGTACGTTTGCAGCGCCGGCTCGGAAGAGGTTCCTGCGCGGAAAAAGGGCGGCGTCAGGGGCCTTTGGGCAGGGAGGCTTAAGGGGAGGCTCTCGGCTGTGCCGTCGCTGATGGACGGGGAGAGCAGTAGTGCTGCGGGTAGTAGGCGTGGGAGCTCGGATAGTGACCTTACGACCCAGCACGCTGATGCTCTGAGAAACGCCATTGCGAAGA GGGGTGATGTGGTTGATGGGGCGTGGAGTCCGGATAGAGACTTGGGCTTGCCGTTTGCTTCTGGCGATGCTAAGTTTACGCTGAGGACAAAGGGCCTTCGAGAGAATATTGCGGGTTGA
- a CDS encoding RNA recognition motif domain-containing protein — MADVEMEVDDVAPSSTRNESEMQTHTKATAVRSIEGWIIIVTNVHEEADEEALQDKFGDYGEIKNLHLNLDRRSGYVKGYALIEYATLEEARAAIDGAHNTKLLDQTVQVDFAFVRPPPGKGRQGGGRAGGRRGRSRSRSPDAKGNDA, encoded by the exons ATGGCCGACGTAGAAATGGAAGTCGACGACGTcgcgccatcatcaacgcgAAACGAGTCCGAAATGCAGACGCATACCAAGGCAACAGCGGTCCGGTCAATCGAAGGATGGATTATCATTGTCACAAATGTTCACGAggaggccgacgaggaagctTTGCAGGACAAGTTTGGCGATTATGGAGAGATCAAGAATCTTCACTTGAACCTCGATAGACGCAGTGGTTATGTCAAG GGCTACGCCTTGATAGAGTACGCAACACTAGAGGAAGCTCGAGCTGCAATCGACGGGGCGCATAATACAAAACTGCTAGATCAAACGGTGCAAGTCGATTTTGCCTTTGTCAGACCTCCCCCGGGCAAGGGTAGGcagggaggaggcagagcTGGAGGCAGGAGAGGACGCAGTCGAAGCAGAAGTCCCGACGCCAAGGGCAACGACGCATGA
- a CDS encoding ribosomal protein s30 domain-containing protein has translation MGKVHGSLARAGKVKSQTPKVEAQEKPKTPKGRALKRHKYTRRFVNVTLTGGKRKMNPNPGS, from the exons ATGGGTAAAGTTCACGGATCTCTTGCCCGTGCCG GCAAGGTCAAGTCTCAGACTCCTAAA GTTGAGGCCCaggagaagcccaagaccCCCAAGGGTCGTGCTCTTAAGCGCCACAAGTACACCCGACGATTCGTCAACGTCACTCTGACCGGTGGAAAGAGAAAG ATGAACCCCAACCCCGGCTCTTAA